A window of Chlorobium phaeobacteroides DSM 266 genomic DNA:
GCTTGATCGCCTGAAGCTCGAGGTAAACAGAAAAGCTGCGACCCAACCTTCCCGTGCCGATCAGCTCGGCAGTGCGCTTACAAAACTCCAGGATAAGGTCCGCTCGCAGGGTGCAAAGGGAGCAGGCAGCAACGATCGGGAGGTGGCTTCTTCTGCAGGTGGAGCAGGGGGAGTTGGAAAAGGGGCTTCGGGAGGTGGGGTCAGTGATCCATATAAAGTGAGTATTGCCAGCATTATCCAGAACAACTGGGAGTTTTCCTCACAATTGACGAAAAACGGCTATGGTATGGAGGTTTATGTGAGTATCAATATTCTTCCTGATGGTACGATTAATGAAATAAGGTTCGATAAACGAGCTGCAAGTGAATATCTTAACAATTCTGTAAAAAAAGCTCTTGAAAAGTCATCACCTCTTCCTGATTTGCCAAAAAAATACGGAGCTTCACTAAGGATAGGCTTTGTTTTTACACCTGAAGGCGTTACGTTGTAAATTGCAATGAGTCATGCTGTTCAGGGTTTTATGATCTTCTGCAATGTTTGGCAGTTACGAGGCAGATTGCTTGAGGCTTCTGCAAACGTGGACGGTACTGGTAAGTTTCTATATATACAGCAAGCGCTATTGATTCGGCTTATTGCGTATATATTATGTTTCATTGACGTCTTTAATGCGTTAATTTGTGATTAATGAAGAATTTTTTGTTCTCTCAAAAATATTTTTTAGTATTAGGGTTAGTATTAATAGTTAATTGCCGTTACGATGATTATTCGTGAAGAATTCTCCCGCAAAATGCCCGCCGTGTTTATCAAGGCACTCCTGATTCTATGGTGCTTTGTATCATTTCCTTCCTTTCTCTTTGCTTCTGAAACCGGCGAATATATTGCCATTCGCAAGTCTGGTGGAGGCAAGATTCCTCTGACCCTCGACAAGACCTTCGCAAAAGGTAATAAGGAGAGCGGATGGGCGGAAACCTTTGATTCTGCTGTACGAGAGGGGCTTGATTATTCCGGATTGTTTTCAATGATACCTCCACCGATCAATGTAAGAGCCGATGGAGGCAAAGGCGGTGTGAATTTCAGCGTACTTGGTTCTGTTGGTTCAGAGATTTATGCGGGAGGCCGTCTTACGAAAGAATCCGGCAGCGTCACTCTCGATATGGAGGTATACGAGACGCTTGGCGGGAAACTGATCATGAAAAAAAGTTATGTGGGAAGTGAAGGCGATCTCCGAAAACAGGGTAATGTATTTTCTGCCGATCTTATTGAGCTTTTGACCGGAAAAAAATCATTGTTTGGCAGCAAAATTGTTTTTGTGTCAAATAAAACAGGGTTCAAGGAGATCTATCAGTGCGATTTTAACGGGCAGAATATTGAGCAGCTTACCAGCACAAAATCGATATCCCTGACGCCCGGCTATTCTCCTGACGGGAGATATCTCGCCTTTACCGATTATACAACGGGAAGGCCTGCTTTGCATATCAGAAGTCTCTCTGACAGGAAAGATACTGTTCTTGAAAAAAACGGTGTAAGTATCGATCCTGGTTGGAGAAATGGACGTGAATTGGCAACGACGCTGTCGTATGAGGGTGACCAGGAACTCTATTTATGCAAGGTTGACGGAACGGTTTCTCGCAGGCTTACGACGAGCAAGGGGATTGATCTGTCGCCGACCTTTTCGCCTGACGGTTCCAGAATGGCATTTGTTTCTTCAAGGAACGGACTGCCCCAGATTTTTATTATGGATGTATCCTCCGGGTTAACACGGCGCCTGACCTACAGCGGCAGGTACAATACACAGCCTTCATGGTCACCAGGCGGTGATAAAATTGCATATTCCACATGGGAAAAAAGCGGGGAAATCAATATATTTACTATTAATGCCGACGGCACGGGGTTGAAGAAGCTTACAAGTGGTTCAAGAGAAAATGAAGCTCCCTCATGGTCGCCGGATGGCAGTATGATTGTGTTTGCGTCTAATCGTCAGGGAAATAAGAAATTGTTTGTGATGGGTTCCGGTGGGGAAAATCAGAAACGTTTATTACAAATGGACGGTGAACAGATGCAACCATCCTGGTCTTTATTTCGTTAGTAGTATTCTTAGTAATAACCATAAAAAGGGGGAATCATGAGAACTGTAAAACCTTTACTTAAAAGCATTTTTATTCCGGGCATGCTTTTT
This region includes:
- a CDS encoding PD40 domain-containing protein, which codes for MIIREEFSRKMPAVFIKALLILWCFVSFPSFLFASETGEYIAIRKSGGGKIPLTLDKTFAKGNKESGWAETFDSAVREGLDYSGLFSMIPPPINVRADGGKGGVNFSVLGSVGSEIYAGGRLTKESGSVTLDMEVYETLGGKLIMKKSYVGSEGDLRKQGNVFSADLIELLTGKKSLFGSKIVFVSNKTGFKEIYQCDFNGQNIEQLTSTKSISLTPGYSPDGRYLAFTDYTTGRPALHIRSLSDRKDTVLEKNGVSIDPGWRNGRELATTLSYEGDQELYLCKVDGTVSRRLTTSKGIDLSPTFSPDGSRMAFVSSRNGLPQIFIMDVSSGLTRRLTYSGRYNTQPSWSPGGDKIAYSTWEKSGEINIFTINADGTGLKKLTSGSRENEAPSWSPDGSMIVFASNRQGNKKLFVMGSGGENQKRLLQMDGEQMQPSWSLFR
- a CDS encoding energy transducer TonB, whose amino-acid sequence is MKKRKEYSKEKKMFLLWLSAAAAMHILLLSGLFFLDVFNQAKQRVPKIINVSLVSLPGTGASAAPRAEGAGRAVTVEKKTVETPQAASRPEQQVKPKESAAIPAPVKKPEKEISEAPAKPKALPVANRKPAQLDKTLDRLKLEVNRKAATQPSRADQLGSALTKLQDKVRSQGAKGAGSNDREVASSAGGAGGVGKGASGGGVSDPYKVSIASIIQNNWEFSSQLTKNGYGMEVYVSINILPDGTINEIRFDKRAASEYLNNSVKKALEKSSPLPDLPKKYGASLRIGFVFTPEGVTL